A region from the Desulfoglaeba alkanexedens ALDC genome encodes:
- the priA gene encoding replication restart helicase PriA: MTAAASETYAEIAPFTAISKNLHYRVPGELLHDVQPGVRVLVPLGRRETVGLVLALQGTPPPLEGSIRFKSVKAVLDPRPVVPGDVLHLCRWISRYYFYPLGEIIRSTLPPGFQLQPEVRYRLTGAGKAVLERERRGRKRLEPWFDPGFPETGEPMEACPRDDIETRAFKRLEREGWVERVYVWPSSDLRQKTLKTVRLVETPPDDRLRRSAHLRRLVRLLEDAGGALALRDLRRSLKTADYWARRLQREGFVCMEAAREIRESPYAQTLPACEPPALTTDQQAVVGAIGPFIENGRFQPFLLYGVTGSGKTEIYLHLVQRTLEVGKTALVLVPEIALSTQLEALFRRRFGSRLAVWHSGLSPGARDDQWRKIVDGESSVTLGVRSAVFSPLPRLGLIVVDEEHDGSYKQEDRLRYHARDVALVRARFLGIPVLLGSATPSLQSIRLVHRGRCRFLSLLQRIEDRPLPRIEIIDMRRERGPFRVLSRPLQAAVEKTLADGNQVLLFLNRRGFATFYLCRVCGTVHQCPHCSVSLTYHQQDDTLRCHYCGYEADVPEACPRCGEHALIPFGFGTERVAEEVGKLFPGARIARIDRDSASHPKRLVELLNDVRHRRADVLIGTQMVAKGHDFENITLVGVISADTALQIADFRAGEITVQLLLQVAGRAGRGDQPGEVLVQTFNPDHYTIQAVRNMDYLRFCEEELKARESLQYPPFTRFVRFLLSGADETLTREAMDRFHAVCRAAADELKEENVPVALLGPAPAPIYRLKNRYRRHLYGKAWTNRHLQAFVERVLAESRRLSILRRVALVVDRDPHSGL; the protein is encoded by the coding sequence ATGACCGCCGCCGCTTCGGAGACCTACGCCGAAATCGCTCCCTTCACCGCCATTTCGAAAAACCTCCACTACCGGGTCCCCGGGGAACTGCTCCACGACGTCCAACCCGGCGTGCGCGTCTTGGTGCCTCTGGGCCGGCGTGAAACCGTGGGCCTGGTTCTCGCCCTTCAGGGCACTCCCCCGCCGCTGGAGGGTTCGATCCGCTTCAAGAGTGTGAAAGCCGTGCTCGACCCGCGGCCCGTAGTGCCCGGAGACGTTTTGCATCTCTGCCGCTGGATCTCCCGCTATTATTTTTATCCGCTGGGCGAGATCATTCGCAGCACGTTGCCGCCGGGATTCCAGCTGCAGCCCGAGGTCCGCTACCGACTTACCGGCGCCGGCAAGGCCGTGCTGGAACGGGAACGACGGGGAAGAAAGCGGCTGGAGCCTTGGTTCGACCCCGGTTTTCCGGAGACCGGTGAACCGATGGAGGCCTGCCCTCGGGACGACATCGAAACCAGGGCGTTCAAACGGCTGGAGCGCGAAGGCTGGGTGGAAAGAGTCTACGTCTGGCCGTCTTCCGACCTGCGGCAGAAGACGCTGAAGACGGTGCGCCTGGTGGAGACGCCGCCTGACGACCGGCTGCGGCGGAGTGCCCACCTGCGGCGGCTTGTCCGGCTGCTTGAAGATGCGGGCGGCGCTCTTGCTTTGAGGGATCTCCGCCGGAGCCTGAAAACCGCCGACTACTGGGCGCGGCGCCTCCAACGGGAAGGCTTCGTGTGCATGGAAGCCGCCCGGGAAATCCGGGAATCGCCCTATGCTCAGACGCTTCCGGCCTGCGAGCCTCCGGCGCTCACCACCGATCAGCAGGCGGTGGTCGGTGCCATCGGCCCCTTCATCGAAAACGGGCGCTTTCAGCCTTTTCTGCTCTACGGCGTCACGGGAAGCGGAAAGACGGAAATCTACCTGCACCTGGTGCAGCGGACCCTCGAAGTCGGAAAGACCGCCCTGGTGCTGGTTCCCGAAATCGCCCTGAGCACCCAGTTGGAAGCCCTCTTCCGCCGACGGTTCGGTTCGCGGCTGGCGGTCTGGCACAGCGGGCTTTCGCCTGGAGCCCGGGACGACCAGTGGCGGAAGATCGTGGACGGGGAAAGTTCCGTAACGCTCGGAGTACGATCCGCGGTTTTCAGCCCGCTTCCACGCCTGGGGCTCATCGTGGTGGACGAAGAACACGACGGCTCCTACAAGCAGGAAGACCGCCTCCGCTACCACGCCCGCGATGTGGCGCTGGTCCGCGCCCGTTTTCTCGGTATTCCCGTGCTTCTGGGTTCGGCCACCCCGTCGCTCCAGTCGATTCGCCTGGTGCACCGGGGCCGCTGCCGGTTTCTTTCGCTCCTTCAACGCATCGAAGACCGCCCTCTTCCTCGCATCGAAATCATCGACATGCGCCGGGAACGAGGTCCTTTCCGCGTGCTTTCGCGACCGCTTCAGGCCGCCGTCGAAAAGACCCTGGCGGACGGCAACCAGGTTCTCCTTTTTCTGAACCGGCGTGGATTCGCCACCTTCTACCTGTGCCGGGTCTGCGGGACGGTTCACCAGTGCCCGCACTGTTCGGTGAGCCTTACCTACCACCAGCAGGACGATACCCTGCGCTGCCACTACTGCGGGTACGAAGCCGACGTCCCGGAAGCCTGCCCTCGGTGCGGCGAACACGCCCTCATCCCGTTCGGTTTCGGAACGGAAAGAGTCGCGGAAGAGGTGGGGAAACTGTTTCCTGGGGCAAGGATTGCAAGGATCGATCGCGACTCCGCAAGCCACCCGAAGCGCCTGGTGGAACTGCTGAACGACGTCCGCCATCGGCGCGCCGACGTGCTCATCGGCACTCAGATGGTGGCCAAAGGCCATGATTTCGAAAACATCACCCTGGTGGGCGTCATCAGCGCGGACACAGCGCTTCAGATCGCGGATTTCAGGGCCGGCGAAATCACCGTCCAACTGCTCCTCCAGGTGGCCGGGCGTGCAGGACGGGGCGACCAGCCGGGGGAAGTCCTCGTCCAAACCTTCAACCCCGACCATTACACAATCCAGGCCGTCCGGAACATGGATTACCTCCGTTTCTGCGAAGAGGAGCTCAAAGCGCGCGAATCGCTGCAGTACCCCCCGTTCACGAGGTTTGTGAGGTTCCTCCTTTCCGGTGCCGACGAAACGCTCACCCGTGAAGCCATGGACCGTTTCCACGCCGTGTGCCGGGCGGCGGCGGACGAACTGAAAGAAGAGAATGTTCCGGTGGCCCTGCTGGGGCCGGCCCCCGCTCCGATCTACCGGCTCAAGAACCGGTACCGCCGCCACCTTTACGGCAAAGCCTGGACCAACCGCCATCTCCAGGCGTTCGTCGAGAGAGTGCTCGCCGAAAGCCGCCGTCTTTCCATCCTCAGGCGTGTGGCGCTGGTGGTGGACCGCGATCCTCACTCGGGGCTGTAA
- a CDS encoding M23 family metallopeptidase, which produces MKKTQRFRTGLGKATFGPQRRRSMGVRLGVWVFFAVAVVVSWQNLAHPPEMPPLGPEVKSQHLDYPDTFELRRQYSEQFSITHHVVQKGESFSGILSSLNLSADCAVEWQKECADFPQLEKIQPGEELVFYTPRDEDRPVKLIYQAADGSTFVFRKQGETWESQKKTPQTISITQSATGAISESLYGSCLEAGVPPPLIMELADLFAYDIDFNTDLRRGDTFAVYFRQEVKNGKRVQAGPILAAVMTVNGRRFEAFHYTLPDGYSDYFDADGDSLRKMFLKAPLSYRRISSTFTYRRFHPVLKIFRPHLGIDYAAPTGTPVSALGDGKIVFKGWKGGFGRYVEIQHGAKYKTTYGHLSRYAEGLSVGRQVRQGDVIGYVGSSGLSTGPHLDFRFYENGKPINFLKTAFPHARSVPAKIKADFLKVRETYLAALQDVGVAQADTKESGAP; this is translated from the coding sequence ATGAAGAAGACGCAGCGTTTCAGAACCGGGTTGGGCAAGGCTACGTTCGGCCCCCAAAGAAGGCGTTCCATGGGCGTGCGCCTGGGGGTGTGGGTGTTTTTCGCCGTGGCCGTCGTGGTGAGCTGGCAGAACTTGGCGCACCCTCCCGAAATGCCCCCTTTGGGACCGGAAGTCAAAAGCCAACACCTCGACTATCCGGACACCTTCGAACTACGGCGTCAATATAGTGAGCAATTCAGTATCACCCACCACGTTGTTCAAAAGGGTGAGAGTTTCTCCGGGATCCTTTCGTCGCTGAACCTCTCGGCCGATTGCGCCGTGGAATGGCAGAAGGAATGCGCTGATTTCCCGCAGCTGGAAAAGATTCAGCCGGGCGAGGAACTGGTCTTCTACACGCCTAGAGACGAAGATCGACCGGTCAAGCTCATTTACCAAGCGGCCGACGGTTCCACCTTCGTCTTTCGAAAGCAAGGCGAAACCTGGGAATCCCAGAAAAAGACCCCCCAGACCATTTCGATCACACAGTCGGCGACAGGAGCCATCTCCGAAAGCTTATATGGATCCTGCCTGGAAGCCGGTGTTCCGCCCCCACTCATCATGGAACTGGCGGATCTTTTCGCCTACGACATCGACTTCAATACGGATCTTCGCCGGGGGGACACGTTCGCCGTGTATTTCCGACAGGAGGTGAAAAACGGAAAGCGCGTCCAGGCGGGCCCGATCCTCGCCGCCGTCATGACGGTGAACGGCCGGCGCTTCGAAGCGTTCCATTACACCCTCCCGGACGGCTACAGCGACTACTTCGACGCGGACGGCGACTCGCTGCGGAAGATGTTTCTCAAGGCCCCCTTGAGCTATCGGCGGATCAGTTCCACCTTCACCTACCGCCGATTCCATCCGGTACTCAAGATCTTCAGGCCGCACCTGGGCATCGACTACGCCGCCCCGACGGGAACGCCGGTCAGCGCGCTGGGAGACGGCAAGATCGTCTTCAAGGGATGGAAGGGCGGGTTCGGCCGGTATGTTGAGATCCAACACGGAGCCAAGTACAAGACCACCTACGGACATCTTTCCCGTTATGCCGAAGGCCTTTCGGTGGGGCGCCAGGTCCGCCAGGGCGACGTGATCGGCTATGTGGGATCTTCGGGGTTGTCCACCGGCCCCCACCTGGATTTCCGCTTCTATGAGAACGGAAAACCCATCAACTTTTTAAAGACGGCGTTCCCCCATGCCCGGTCTGTACCGGCGAAAATCAAGGCGGATTTTCTCAAGGTCCGCGAAACCTATCTTGCGGCCCTCCAGGACGTCGGCGTCGCTCAAGCGGATACCAAGGAATCCGGCGCACCATGA
- a CDS encoding HU family DNA-binding protein: MTKADLVARMADDAGITKAAAEKAFNSFVDAVAESLAKGDKVTLVGFGTFSVSERGQREGRNPRTGETITISASKVVKFKAGSKLKDSIQ, translated from the coding sequence ATGACCAAGGCTGATTTGGTTGCCAGAATGGCCGATGACGCCGGCATCACGAAAGCCGCGGCGGAAAAGGCGTTCAACAGTTTCGTGGACGCGGTGGCCGAGAGCCTCGCCAAGGGCGACAAGGTTACCCTCGTAGGCTTCGGCACCTTCAGTGTTTCCGAAAGGGGTCAACGTGAAGGCCGGAATCCCAGGACCGGTGAAACCATCACTATTTCGGCAAGCAAAGTGGTCAAGTTCAAGGCCGGCAGCAAGCTCAAAGATTCCATTCAGTAA
- a CDS encoding nucleoside phosphorylase, translating into MPVASPPDRALIDPKRGKSERPLPERALFVFTPEDLKDALRSLTFSGARSRQAAGSRRHRKVFLCGVTEGIFGGVPIAVAGPMLGAPQAVLVLEKLIALGVRRCFALGWCGSLNPTVRIGDVVVPRWAWSEEGTSAHYPLAERPVADPQLVQTVLTGLRGCEGLTVHEGPVWTTDAPYRETEAKVLHYRDKGALGVEMETSALFTVAAYRGIALAVVLVVSDDLSRMEWRHGYRDPRFRAVRASLPERLLQLLTRSSP; encoded by the coding sequence ATGCCGGTCGCCTCGCCGCCCGATCGGGCGCTCATCGACCCCAAAAGGGGTAAGTCTGAAAGGCCGCTGCCCGAGCGGGCGCTATTCGTTTTCACTCCGGAAGATCTGAAAGACGCGCTCAGGAGCCTGACCTTTTCCGGCGCTCGGTCCCGGCAGGCGGCCGGGAGCCGAAGACACCGGAAGGTCTTCTTGTGCGGGGTCACTGAGGGCATCTTCGGCGGCGTTCCGATCGCCGTCGCCGGGCCGATGCTTGGAGCGCCCCAGGCCGTGTTGGTCCTGGAAAAGCTCATCGCGCTGGGTGTGCGGCGGTGCTTTGCGCTGGGTTGGTGCGGGTCGCTGAATCCAACCGTTCGCATCGGCGACGTGGTGGTGCCCCGTTGGGCTTGGTCGGAAGAAGGAACCTCCGCTCATTACCCCCTGGCGGAACGGCCTGTAGCGGACCCGCAGCTGGTCCAAACCGTTCTGACGGGACTGCGCGGTTGCGAAGGATTGACCGTGCACGAAGGCCCCGTCTGGACCACGGACGCTCCCTACAGGGAGACCGAGGCGAAGGTGCTCCACTATCGGGACAAAGGGGCTCTGGGCGTGGAAATGGAGACCTCGGCCCTGTTCACCGTGGCCGCCTATCGCGGGATCGCTCTGGCCGTGGTTCTGGTAGTCTCGGACGATCTTTCGCGGATGGAATGGCGCCACGGTTATCGAGACCCTCGCTTTCGGGCCGTGAGGGCTTCCCTCCCGGAACGGCTGCTCCAGCTGCTTACGCGATCTTCCCCCTGA